A region of Stigmatopora nigra isolate UIUO_SnigA chromosome 6, RoL_Snig_1.1, whole genome shotgun sequence DNA encodes the following proteins:
- the slc2a15b gene encoding solute carrier family 2 member 15b isoform X2 codes for MLYGFNLAVVNSPAQYIKDFYNETLQETYGWTPDERHITILYSLTVSIFAIGGMIGALSVGKLVTKYGRKGTLVRSAVLVFIGGGLMGLSRAWREPSMVVIGRFIVGVHSGISLSVVPMYLGEIAPKNLRGFLGLIPSIHICLGVFIAQVLGLEELMGKEQHWPLLMALIIFPTLVQLMLLPWFPESPRYLLIEKGNIHDTIAALKWFRPKGNIQLEVEEMQEEQRSLSSIQTVSVCGLLMDRCVRWQVITIVVVNIGMQLSGIDAIWFYTNDIFKDAGIPEPHIQYTTVATGAIEVISGMVGCFAIERVGRRPLMIGGYIFMSLCCAGITVSVLFQGQLSCMRYISVACVVGIIAGFCIGPAGVPFLITAELFKQSHRPSAYTLGGCLNWLSNFTIGFVFPFLEMATGPYCYLIFCAICLGMAIYTIFIIPETRNKTFMEISQMFATKNNIHEEELSSNNHLKMSRMNGYGTLGHHDVK; via the exons TATATCAAAGACTTCTACAATGAAACACTGCAAGAAACCTATGGCTGGACTCCAGATGAGAGGCACATCACAATCTTGTACTCTCTTACTGTGTCCATTTTTGCCATTGGTGGGATGATCGGCGCTCTGTCAGTGGGAAAACTTGTAACCAAATATGGAAG AAAGGGGACGCTTGTGAGATCAGCTGTGCTCGTGTTTATTGGAGGAGGTCTCATGGGCCTCAGCAGAGCATGGAGAGAACCATCCATGGTTGTGATTGGACGCTTCATTGTTGGAGTACACTCAG GTATCTCTCTCAGTGTGGTTCCAATGTACCTTGGTGAGATTGCCCCCAAGAATCTTCGAGGCTTCCTGGGTCTTATTCCGAGCATCCATATTTGTCTGGGAGTCTTTATTGCTCAGGTCCTGGGGCTCGAGGAGTTGATGGGAAAG GAACAGCACTGGCCTTTGCTAATGGCCCTGATTATATTTCCAACCCTGGTCCAGCTGATGCTGTTACCATGGTTTCCTGAGAGCCCACGTTACCTGTTGATAGAAAAAGGAAATATTCATGACACCATTGCAG CCCTCAAGTGGTTTCGTCCTAAAGGCAACATCCAGTTAGAGGTAGAGGAGATGCAAGAGGAACAACGTTCTTTGTCCTCCATCCAGACTGTATCTGTATGTGGACTCCTCATGGACCGCTGCGTCCGATGGCAAGTCATTACCATTGTTGTGGTAAACATCGGCATGCAGCTGTCTGGCATTGATGCG ATTTGGTTCTACACAAATGATATATTTAAGGATGCTGGTATTCCAGAACCCCATATTCAGTATACCACAGTGGCAACTGGAGCCATTGAGGTCATCTCCGGAATGGTGGGG TGTTTTGCAATTGAACGTGTAGGTCGGAGACCTCTGATGATTGGCGGTTACATTTTCATGAGTCTCTGCTGTGCTGGAATCACTGTCTCTGTCCTCTTCCAG GGGCAGCTGTCCTGCATGCGCTACATCAGCGTGGCCTGCGTTGTTGGAATTATTGCTGGTTTCTGTATTGGTCCAG CCGGCGTGCCGTTTCTGATCACAGCGGAGCTCTTCAAGCAGTCACACCGACCATCAGCCTACACCCTGGGAGGCTGTCTCAACTGGTTGTCTAACTTCACCATCGGCTTTGTCTTCCCCTTCCTTGAG ATGGCTACAGGTCCTTACTGCTACCTCATCTTCTGCGCCATCTGCTTAGGAATGGCTATCTACACCATCTTCATCATTCCTGAGACCAGGAATAAAACCTTCATGGAGATCAGTCAAATGTTTGCCACCAAGAACAACATCCATGAGGAGGAGTTGTCATCCAATAATCACCTGAAAATGTCTCGGATGAATGGCTATGGGACTTTGGGCCATCATGATGTCAAGTAA
- the slc2a15b gene encoding solute carrier family 2 member 15b isoform X1 — MVEELLVEDETKTNRNLTKSLLAVAFLASVGSSMLYGFNLAVVNSPAQYIKDFYNETLQETYGWTPDERHITILYSLTVSIFAIGGMIGALSVGKLVTKYGRKGTLVRSAVLVFIGGGLMGLSRAWREPSMVVIGRFIVGVHSGISLSVVPMYLGEIAPKNLRGFLGLIPSIHICLGVFIAQVLGLEELMGKEQHWPLLMALIIFPTLVQLMLLPWFPESPRYLLIEKGNIHDTIAALKWFRPKGNIQLEVEEMQEEQRSLSSIQTVSVCGLLMDRCVRWQVITIVVVNIGMQLSGIDAIWFYTNDIFKDAGIPEPHIQYTTVATGAIEVISGMVGCFAIERVGRRPLMIGGYIFMSLCCAGITVSVLFQGQLSCMRYISVACVVGIIAGFCIGPAGVPFLITAELFKQSHRPSAYTLGGCLNWLSNFTIGFVFPFLEMATGPYCYLIFCAICLGMAIYTIFIIPETRNKTFMEISQMFATKNNIHEEELSSNNHLKMSRMNGYGTLGHHDVK, encoded by the exons TATATCAAAGACTTCTACAATGAAACACTGCAAGAAACCTATGGCTGGACTCCAGATGAGAGGCACATCACAATCTTGTACTCTCTTACTGTGTCCATTTTTGCCATTGGTGGGATGATCGGCGCTCTGTCAGTGGGAAAACTTGTAACCAAATATGGAAG AAAGGGGACGCTTGTGAGATCAGCTGTGCTCGTGTTTATTGGAGGAGGTCTCATGGGCCTCAGCAGAGCATGGAGAGAACCATCCATGGTTGTGATTGGACGCTTCATTGTTGGAGTACACTCAG GTATCTCTCTCAGTGTGGTTCCAATGTACCTTGGTGAGATTGCCCCCAAGAATCTTCGAGGCTTCCTGGGTCTTATTCCGAGCATCCATATTTGTCTGGGAGTCTTTATTGCTCAGGTCCTGGGGCTCGAGGAGTTGATGGGAAAG GAACAGCACTGGCCTTTGCTAATGGCCCTGATTATATTTCCAACCCTGGTCCAGCTGATGCTGTTACCATGGTTTCCTGAGAGCCCACGTTACCTGTTGATAGAAAAAGGAAATATTCATGACACCATTGCAG CCCTCAAGTGGTTTCGTCCTAAAGGCAACATCCAGTTAGAGGTAGAGGAGATGCAAGAGGAACAACGTTCTTTGTCCTCCATCCAGACTGTATCTGTATGTGGACTCCTCATGGACCGCTGCGTCCGATGGCAAGTCATTACCATTGTTGTGGTAAACATCGGCATGCAGCTGTCTGGCATTGATGCG ATTTGGTTCTACACAAATGATATATTTAAGGATGCTGGTATTCCAGAACCCCATATTCAGTATACCACAGTGGCAACTGGAGCCATTGAGGTCATCTCCGGAATGGTGGGG TGTTTTGCAATTGAACGTGTAGGTCGGAGACCTCTGATGATTGGCGGTTACATTTTCATGAGTCTCTGCTGTGCTGGAATCACTGTCTCTGTCCTCTTCCAG GGGCAGCTGTCCTGCATGCGCTACATCAGCGTGGCCTGCGTTGTTGGAATTATTGCTGGTTTCTGTATTGGTCCAG CCGGCGTGCCGTTTCTGATCACAGCGGAGCTCTTCAAGCAGTCACACCGACCATCAGCCTACACCCTGGGAGGCTGTCTCAACTGGTTGTCTAACTTCACCATCGGCTTTGTCTTCCCCTTCCTTGAG ATGGCTACAGGTCCTTACTGCTACCTCATCTTCTGCGCCATCTGCTTAGGAATGGCTATCTACACCATCTTCATCATTCCTGAGACCAGGAATAAAACCTTCATGGAGATCAGTCAAATGTTTGCCACCAAGAACAACATCCATGAGGAGGAGTTGTCATCCAATAATCACCTGAAAATGTCTCGGATGAATGGCTATGGGACTTTGGGCCATCATGATGTCAAGTAA